ATACTCTAAGGCACGATTACGAAAAAACTCTGCACGCACGTAGTCAGATAAGCCCATCCATCCAAATGCAGCGAGCAGAATAATCAATAAGGAAACGCTAGGATTAAAGATCGAGGCAAAAATAATCAGCAGGTAAAGCTCTGGCATTGCTGACCAAATTTCAATCAACCGTTGTGAAACTAAATCAAATTTACCGCCAAAGAATCCCATCAGAGATCCAGTAATGATGCCCACACTCACACCCACAATTGTGAGCGCCAGACCAAATAAGATTGATAAGCGGAAACCATAAATCAGACGTGCCAGTACGTCACGCCCGCGATCATCCGTACCCAACCAGTTTTCCCACGAAGGCGGCGCTGGATTGGGAACTTTTGAGAAGTAATTCAGAGTCTCGTAGCTGTAGTGCACTGGCGGATAGATTGCCCAATTGCCATTACTGGTAATGTTTTGACGAATATCGGGATCCAAGAAATCAGTTGGGGTCGAGAAGTCGCCACCAAATACAGTTTCCGCCTGGTTCTTGGCAATCGGAAAATAAAAATGCCCCTCATAACGCACCACCAAGGGCTTGTCATTGGCAATGAGCTCTGCACACATTGATAAGCCAAATAGGATTGTGAAGATCCACAAGCTCGCATAGCCGATTCGACTCTGTTTAAAGCGCTGCCAACGACTCATGACCCGCCCCCTGCGCCAAACTGAATGCGAGGATCAATATAAACGTAACAAAGATCTGAAATGAGCTTAGTAAACAAGCCAATCAGCGTAAATAAATACAAAGTACCAAATACCACTGGGTAATCTCTGCGCATCACAGACTCATAGGAGAGTAAGCCAAGTCCATCCAATGAAAAAAGCGTCTCAATCAGGAGTGAGCCAGTAAAGAATGCGCCAATGAATGCTGCAGGAAAACCTGTCACAAGGGGTAATAGCGCATTACGGAATACATGCTTCCAAAGAACTTGTTTTTCAGTGAGTCCTTTTGCTCTAGCGGTCAAAACATATTGCTTGCGAATTTCTTCCAAAAAAGAGTTTTTAGTGAGCATGGTGACAACAGCAAAACTACCGAGCACAGAGGCTGTAATTGGCAGAACCAAATGCCACAAATAGTCCATTATTTTGCCAATTAAACTGAGATCGCTCCAATTATCAGAAGTAAGACCTCGCAAAGGGAATATCTGCAGGAAGCTGCCTCCACCAAAAACCACCAGCAATAAGATACCTAAGACAAATCCGGGAATGGCGTAACCAACCAAAATGATGCTGCTGCTAACAGCATCAAAGCGAGAGCCATCACGTACTGCCTTCGCTATGCCCAAAGGAATAGAAACTAAATAGGTGATGAAGAAAGTCCACAAGCCAATACTGATAGACACCGGCAATTTAGAGACCACTAAACCCCAAACGCTTTCATGTTGGTAATAGCTTTGGCCTAAATCGAATCTTGCAAAACGTCCGAGCATCATGAAGTAACGTTCTAACGGTGGCTTATCAAATCCATAGAGCGCCTTGACCTCCTCTAGGCGTTGCCCATCAACGCCTTGGCGCCCACGATAGGTTGCTCCAGCACCAGATGACTCAGATCCTCCAGTTGCACCAGCACCCTTCCCCTTTAATTCGAGCACCATTTGCTCCACTGGACCGCCTGGGACAAATTGCACTACTGCAAAGGTCAGAGTCAAGACGCCCAATAGGGTTGGGATCATCAAGAGTAGCCGCTTAAAAATATAGGCGCGCATTTGACCTTGCATTATTTAGACTCTTCTTTCCACCAATTTTGCATAATCCAGGGCTCTGCTGAATAGTACAGAGGAGGCTCGGGGTAATGCATCTCTTTGCGATATGCCACGCGATGAGTTGGGTTGTACCACTGTGGAATAACGTAATAGCTATTCCAAAGAACACGGTCTAAGGCTCTTGTTGCAGCCCGTAACTCGTCACGATTTTGTGCCTTCGTAATCTCCTCAACCAAGGCATCTACCACTGGTGATTGCACTCCAATGACATTATCAGAGCCTTTTTCCTTGGCCGCTTGACTACCAAAACGATCCCACAGCTCGTTGCCAGGATTTTGCGAATCTGGAAAGCGAATAGTTGTCATATCAAAGTCGTACTCATCCATACGCTTTTGATGAAGCGCGAAATCACTTGTCCGAATATCAACCTGAACACCCAACTTCT
Above is a genomic segment from Polynucleobacter sp. MG-5-Ahmo-C2 containing:
- a CDS encoding microcin C ABC transporter permease YejB produces the protein MRAYIFKRLLLMIPTLLGVLTLTFAVVQFVPGGPVEQMVLELKGKGAGATGGSESSGAGATYRGRQGVDGQRLEEVKALYGFDKPPLERYFMMLGRFARFDLGQSYYQHESVWGLVVSKLPVSISIGLWTFFITYLVSIPLGIAKAVRDGSRFDAVSSSIILVGYAIPGFVLGILLLVVFGGGSFLQIFPLRGLTSDNWSDLSLIGKIMDYLWHLVLPITASVLGSFAVVTMLTKNSFLEEIRKQYVLTARAKGLTEKQVLWKHVFRNALLPLVTGFPAAFIGAFFTGSLLIETLFSLDGLGLLSYESVMRRDYPVVFGTLYLFTLIGLFTKLISDLCYVYIDPRIQFGAGGGS
- a CDS encoding ABC transporter permease, whose product is MSRWQRFKQSRIGYASLWIFTILFGLSMCAELIANDKPLVVRYEGHFYFPIAKNQAETVFGGDFSTPTDFLDPDIRQNITSNGNWAIYPPVHYSYETLNYFSKVPNPAPPSWENWLGTDDRGRDVLARLIYGFRLSILFGLALTIVGVSVGIITGSLMGFFGGKFDLVSQRLIEIWSAMPELYLLIIFASIFNPSVSLLIILLAAFGWMGLSDYVRAEFFRNRALEYVRAARALGLTNVQIMWRHILPNSLTPVITFLPFRMSAAILSLTSLDFLGLGVPPGTPSLGELLSQGKGNLDAWWISLSTFVVLVATLLLLTFMGEALRDAFDSRKSGAMSGGRS